Proteins co-encoded in one Marinobacter gudaonensis genomic window:
- a CDS encoding nitrate- and nitrite sensing domain-containing protein, with protein MNAKRAPAAKAPTAGDYLIASKSCELMNLQYFLQMGRLVQCISNLVHSLQCERGASNVFLGSGGERFANERESMVAESDRLLADFYQALTEIHRELTAHPVSSRLLNQLASALHGLDGLTELRRCVLARKVTAASATEDYSSLIHNLIAVVFEAADTAVDPTIAGLLVAMVHLMNGKEFCGQERAVGSAGFSSGRFDRALSERMMHLIEAQERCFEVFTSFADDDSLALWEKLRQNPRESDIEKLRQRGTAIGRFKDLDPALADEWFRLMTERMDELKTVEDSVEGCFHARCTERFADARNSLAHQETLIASLDARDAREPASRPLLVLCDSGGEQPGGDAWESDGVGQQFGRSIFDLVQEQTRRLQQMTDELQSAREALEDRKTQEKAVLLLMEHRKISNDEAHRVLRKLAMDQGRKLPEVARALVSMADVLK; from the coding sequence ATGAATGCCAAACGAGCGCCTGCCGCGAAAGCACCCACCGCCGGCGATTATCTGATCGCGTCCAAAAGCTGTGAGCTGATGAACCTCCAGTACTTTTTGCAGATGGGCAGATTGGTGCAGTGCATCAGCAACCTGGTGCATTCGCTCCAGTGCGAGCGCGGGGCGTCCAACGTCTTCCTGGGCTCCGGTGGTGAGCGGTTCGCCAATGAGCGCGAGAGCATGGTGGCTGAATCCGACCGGTTGCTGGCGGATTTCTACCAGGCGTTGACCGAAATCCACCGGGAGCTGACGGCTCATCCGGTCAGCAGCCGGCTGCTTAACCAGCTGGCCAGCGCCCTGCACGGCCTGGACGGCCTGACGGAGCTGCGCCGTTGCGTCCTTGCCCGGAAGGTGACGGCCGCCTCGGCCACCGAAGACTACAGCAGCCTGATCCACAATTTGATTGCGGTGGTGTTCGAGGCGGCCGATACCGCCGTGGACCCCACCATTGCCGGACTGCTGGTGGCGATGGTGCATCTGATGAATGGCAAGGAGTTTTGCGGCCAGGAACGGGCCGTGGGTTCGGCCGGATTCTCCAGCGGACGGTTTGATCGTGCACTGTCGGAGCGCATGATGCACCTGATTGAGGCGCAGGAGCGCTGTTTCGAGGTGTTTACCAGCTTCGCCGATGACGATTCCCTGGCCCTGTGGGAAAAGCTGCGCCAGAACCCTCGCGAGAGCGACATCGAAAAACTCCGGCAACGGGGCACCGCCATTGGCCGCTTCAAGGATCTGGACCCGGCCCTGGCCGATGAGTGGTTCCGTCTGATGACCGAGCGGATGGACGAGCTGAAGACGGTGGAGGATTCGGTGGAGGGCTGCTTTCACGCACGTTGTACCGAGCGCTTCGCCGACGCCCGAAACTCCCTCGCGCATCAGGAAACCCTGATCGCTTCCCTCGATGCCCGCGATGCTCGGGAACCGGCCTCCAGGCCGCTTCTGGTACTGTGCGACTCCGGCGGTGAGCAACCAGGCGGTGACGCCTGGGAGAGCGACGGGGTTGGCCAGCAATTCGGACGCTCCATCTTTGACCTGGTGCAGGAACAGACTCGGCGCCTGCAACAAATGACCGACGAACTGCAGAGCGCCCGGGAGGCCCTGGAAGACCGCAAGACCCAGGAAAAAGCCGTGCTGCTGCTGATGGAACACCGCAAGATCAGCAACGACGAGGCGCACCGCGTGCTGCGCAAACTGGCCATGGACCAGGGCCGAAAACTGCCCGAGGTTGCCCGGGCCCTGGTATCCATGGCGGACGTTCTGAAGTGA